CCGATCCCCAGGAACACGGCATCGGCGGCCGCCGCGACCGCCTCGAGCTTCTCCCGCGAGTCCATGGCCTGACCCATGCGGAAGCTCACGCCCAGGCGGGCAATACGCGCCAGCTCGGCTGGCAGCGGCTCGCGCACCTGGCGGTAGGGGGCGATGGCATAACGGATCAGCCCACCGCCCTCCTCGCGCGCCTCGTAGACCGTGACGTCGTAGCCCAGCGCGCCCAACTCGCCGGCGCACACCAGCCCGGCCGGCCCCGCGCCGATGACGGCGACTCTGCTGCCGTTCGGGGCTGCGCGCGACCGCAGCAACAGCCCCTGCGCTTCCGCCGCCTCGGCCGCATAGCGCTGCAGCCGCCCGATCTCGACCGGCCGCTGGCCCTCGTGGTCCAGCACGCACGAGCCCTCACACAACATCTCGACCGGGCAGACGCGCGCGCAGCTCCCGCCCAGCAGGTTCTCGGCAAAAATGACCCGGGCAGCGGCGGCGGCCTCGCCGCGCGCAATCGCGCCAATGAAGGCGGGCACATCGATCTCCGCCGGGCACGCCGCCGC
The sequence above is a segment of the Gemmatimonadota bacterium genome. Coding sequences within it:
- a CDS encoding FAD-dependent oxidoreductase, whose product is MLTIAGPRTATWPHRPVRRAGIMDELRPPLPPGVAVLEAERCLECGGPYARAPCAAACPAEIDVPAFIGAIARGEAAAAARVIFAENLLGGSCARVCPVEMLCEGSCVLDHEGQRPVEIGRLQRYAAEAAEAQGLLLRSRAAPNGSRVAVIGAGPAGLVCAGELGALGYDVTVYEAREEGGGLIRYAIAPYRQVREPLPAELARIARLGVSFRMGQAMDSREKLEAVAAAADAVFLGIGLGADVDQGYPGDGLAGVWQSLAFIEAIKLGRPPSVGQRVAVIGGGNTAVDVAREALRLGAAEVTILYRRTAAEMPAWRHEIEEAREEGV